The following is a genomic window from Carassius auratus strain Wakin chromosome 15, ASM336829v1, whole genome shotgun sequence.
TAAAATTTCTTTAAGGCAACACGCATTCATTCATCTATTTTAATACTGCTCTTACACAAATTCAACACGGTGTGTATAGTAAAACTATGGCAATACAAATGGAAATAAGTATGCAGAATAGATCAAATAAAACATGGTTAGTACatatttactatagtaaaaccatAGTTAAATGTTGTAAGGGTGttatcagatatttaaaaaatataaacggTATGAAATATGATCAGGAAGAAAAACACAGTTAATGAGATGATCTTGACTGCAGCAGGTTAGttgagaaataaatgtgtttattattcaGAAAGCACATCTGGACGGGAAATGTGTTAATAAGAACATTTCAGCTGTTGATGTGAGATGTAGATGTATCTAAACACTGTGTCTCTTACCAGATATAGGAAGTGTAACGCTGTATCTGGCTTATtaacagtgttgggaaggttactttggaaatgtaacagGTTACAGATTAGTACTGCCTTTTACTTTGAGATCGATCTGAAGTTTAATGCAGATATAAAATCATcctaatgctgtttttgtaaacaAATCTTCGCATAACAACAGGAaactcagtggtagagcattacattagcagcacaaaaggtcatAGGTTCAATTCcaagggaacacacatactgttaaagaaattaataataacttatagcctgaatgcactgtaagaagctttggataaaagcatctgctaaatgtataaatgtaaatacacatcAACCCAAATAGGGTCATCTGATGAGCATGTGTCTTATTCTGTGTACTAAACTCCAGTCATATTGGTGTCTTTTTTGTATATGATATTTAACCCCTGCAATACCATTTTTTACACCGCAAACATCATTGGGCTAGTTTTTAGTAACAATTAGGGTTTTTGTTGtgtaaacctggcaaccctgtgtGCTGAATTAGAGGGAGGACAGACAGTGAGACAGAACAGCTGCAgtctcacacttacacacacaaggCCATGGGCTCACATGTGTTTATTTCAATTATAACGAAATAAGCaaacttacaaataaaaaaatgacatgaaatattGTATTGATTTGCAGCTATTTAACCAATGTGAGAAAGGGGTGATATGAAACAGCTTATGAGGAATCACTAGCTGGAACAACAGTCAGTTTTATTACTCGCATTTACTCTCAGGCGCATGCCGGGCAGCTATAGGGGTCCTGTCATTCCGACATCGTgtcgtgacgtcaccggcgggcGTCGGTCTCAGCGCAGACACATGTGCTGTGTTCGTGTAACGTTCATCAAAAGTTATTAATCATATTGAAGTGGTTATCGCCGATTCTCCAGCACAGTGAGTACTGGTCTAGTGTTTCTATATAATGACACACACCTCACTAAACAGCGCTGAGGTGACCTGATCGTTAGTACCGTGCTACAGTCACGTGTCAGATGATAATACACACATTACTTTCATCCATATAATAGTATAAAAAACACACATCAGAAGATACAGGGAGAATCCAAGAAGCACTACTCTCTTCTGTTAGACTTTCCCGGGAGTTTTTGgttttaaaatcaaatgtatcGCTGTcgaacgattaatcgcatcccaaatacctttttttttttttgttcacatgattgtgtgtgtgtatttaatatataaactcagcatatttttcttaaatatactgtgtgtgtgtgtgttagtttaaATATGCATCATAAACATACACAGTACTCACACATGTGTTacacaaacaaacttttattttggatgtgattaatcgcattattGACAGTTGAGTTATGATCTGTGGTGTGTTGTTGTAGTCATGGAGTACATGCAAGCCCCCCCATCAAGCAGCCAAGGCCACATGTGAGTATTACAGTGTTTTTCAGAGGTTCTTCTCCTCTCATTCTGAATGAGCTGCTTTGATTGAGATGATTGGGTCATTGTGATTCACTCGTTCTGCTTTTCTCTGGGCTTGCAGACTCTGCTGCATGTGTGGCATCGCCATTCCTCCAAACCCAGCCAACATGTGCGTCTCCTGCTTGAGGAACAAAGTGGACATCTCCGAAGGGATTCCCAAACAAGTCACCGTGCACTTCTGCAGACAGTGTGAACGGTACGCTGGAGTCACCCGAATCAACTTATCAGCCCAAGAGTGTAAACTATGACCATGTCTGAGACGGTGAGAGTGGAGTTAGGGCTGGAGCACAGCTGAGAAACAAGAGCTTAACTCAGAACTGATAATGACATTTGATTCCAAAGCCATGTCATGAAGAagtaaaatttgtaatttttatggttgatcactaggtgggaccatttacCCTTTAGATATGCATGTGCAAAAAAAATGAGGTTGCTTGATTATATGGTGTCACGGCTTTGCAGTcaaaaaaatgtagttttaatggaagtcaatggggcaaaaacagccacgaacagtaaatgagggagaaaaattaaaatctaatgctgcacaaaaactaacaatgcatcaaagccagtcttgttactaatctttgacatgcccaagactgtgataaaaggtaaaaaaatatccagccaaaatcactttttatattgaaaatatgtaattttgtgtgtttttccccccaaatcagtgacataatttatgaacttggtaattaaagaattaaaatatttgattttatttaaacatttggtagttttgatcaggactgaggctgattaatagatttatgcaaaaaagtttgaaaaaaatatttatctgaaacatttttacagcgttttcatttagtggatgttttcatccacgagcATAActaaagggtagtgaatttgcccacagtgtagtgttatgtttttgaaaaatttcaaagcaCTTTACCAAAGCACTATGtgtaaaaataagatttgtcaccacaaatcattccattagctgaaacacagagaaagttgtggccaaaataggTATGAATGCTAATACTCCATGCCGTTATCTAGCTctaaagcgtgtgtgtgtgtcgatgAGGTGTAGATGAGTGTTTTCTGGTGTGTGTAGGTACCTGCAGCCTCCAGGGACGTGGCTCCAGTGCGCTCTGGAGTCCAGGGAGCTTCTGGCTCTGTGTCTTAAGAAACTCAAGGCTTCCATGACCAAGGTTAGTAtctcacatcatcatcatcatcatcatcacatcacGTGGAGGACGGCTGATGCTGAGCTCACCGTGCGTTTCGTTTATCACCCTCAAGGTCAGACTGATCGACGCTGGCTTCTTGTGGACGGAGCCGCACTCGAAGAGGATCAAGATGAAGCTGAGCATCCAGAAGGAGGTAGTGTAGGAGATCTGTAGAGCGAGGTGACTCCAGATGGACCGTGTTTCAGtgagactcgtgtgtgtgtgtgtgtaggtgatgaACGGAGCCATCCTGCAGCAGGTGTTCGTGGTGGAGTTCGTCATTCAGCCTCAGATGTGTGACGACTGTCATCGAGTGGAGGCCAAAGACTTCTGGAAGGCAGTCGTGCAAGTCAGACAGAAGGTACACGCAGGAGACACAAGCCTGGAGCAGAACACCGCTACAGTATTCATCTTATACTACTGGGTCATTGAATGCttcaatctgattggctgaatgttCTGAGGTGTAAGAAAATGTAGTTCCATGCAGGTCTTGACCACATTACAGTTCATATCACTCCGCCAAATGATTTGAGTTATTTCAAAGCTCCTTACAGCCTACAACAACAACACTAGCCAAACAATTCAATATAGTAAACCATAGGATAAAAACGactaatctaaaatatttaatcttaatgttaaattGCATTGAATTGAAAGCATAGTAAGAGTTACAATCACTTTATTGTGACATTTGTCATTATGCTaattaggtcttaaagtgacagcagcctaatataCCTGCTGGATCAGTGTATGTTTAATTTACACAgcgttttgttttatattgaatTTGAGAGGTTTTAATTTATAGAGTATGTACAATTCGCTCATTTTATTTTTGCCCATTGGTCAGTAAGAATGTTTTACGCatgtaaaaacacaataaaatgtaatatgctcccttatgtattttaatatgtacatgtAGGAATAagcatgtttgtattttttacataaatattgttaCATCTCATGACAATGAAAATGACAATCTCAACAATTTAGACATTTCTCCAAAATCTTAGTATAAAAGTAGAAAGGTTTTTCTCTGAGACACAACAGTTCTGCTGGAACTATTCTCATCAGCTAAACCCATTTCTGTTTTCGCTTTCAGACAGAATCATTCACATTTACCTTCTGTGTTCATTATTTAAAGTGTTTCTGTTTCTCCGTGCCTTCAGCGTTGTATTGTTTACTTCTCCTTTCTTCAGACTGTCCACAAAAAGACCTTCTACTACCTGGAGCAGCTGATCCTGAAGCACAAGCTGCATCAGAGCACAGTGCGCATCAAGGAGATTCATGGTACCTTTCCCTCCGTGTTTGTCTGAAGCGGTGTTATGAGTTCTGGTCATGGTCTAACCCATCTGTGGTGTTCTTCCTTTCTAATATCTCTGACAGAGGGCATTGATTTTTACTACGCCTCTAAGCAGCACGCTCAGAAGATGGTGGATTTCCTGCAGTGCACCGTTCCCTGCAGGTCTGAAAAGAGCTGAGAAACGGCACACATACACCATGCACTTAGTTTAGTTCAGGGTACGGTTGAAGGGAAGCATGAGAAAGAGCTAATCAAAGCCCTGTTGTGATGAGTGTTTATTACACTTCAGGTCGAAGGCGTCTCAGCGCTTGATCTCTCATGATGttcacaccaatacctacaactACAAGAGCACCTTCTCTGTGGAGATTGTTCCTGTGTGCAAGGTAAACCTCCTTTAGTCATTCATGATGACTGTTTTATtgggttttattttcattatctgTTGATGCATGTTGTGCCGGCTGCATGTTATAATGTTACGCATACGTTTCTTTTCTCACTTCACCTGAGCCGTTAGCATCTGTGTTTATATGGACATAGTTGTGAACCGGATTCGGTGTACATATAAGGATCAGTACACTAAACAtcacacatcctgcgatgtgtAATAATATGGATGCTGAAACGATGTATCGTGTAGCTCTGCCGTCAGAAGAACAGGATAATCATTGGGACCCATGGATTGAGTTCACATGTAATGCATCGCTTCTGAGAATAACAATCCCGTATGTACCTTGTGTGTATCTGGCAGGATAACGTGGTGTGTCTGTCTCCACGGCTCGCCCAGAGTCTGGGAAACATGGGTCAGGTGTGTGTCTGCATCCGGGTCACCAGCTCGATACACCTGATCGACCCCAACACCCTGCAGAGTGAGTTACTGAACCGAACTTGAATGCATTTATTCACTTAGGGCATgctgaaaatgacaaataaatcaaataaaaaaagctatttagACCAATACCATTAAGATACTTGTGTTTTTGAATATATAAAGCAGTGTCCATGATCCAGAGTCTGGCAGTAAGtgttaggagctcatttttactCCACCCCATATCCTGAAGAGTCTGTCTTACAGAGATCGACTAAAACTGAGCTCCTGAAACTTTGGAAGATAACTTCTTCAAACTGTGGTACAAGTAATTGGGTCACATATTGGAAATGCATTTTCTGAgccgataataatcagaaatgtttcttgagcagtaaatcatcatattattgtgatttctgaagatcatgtgacactgaagactggaggaatgatgctgaaaatacagcagagcatcacagaaatacattacactttaacacagattcacacagaaaacagatgatttaaccTGAAATAGACAAGTCTAACTCTTCTTCTGTATTTCTTAACAAATAAAATCTTATCGACTCTAAACGGTTGAAGGATAAGTGTGtgtataatacattaatatagtcATATCCTGCTCAAAACCTGTTGTCCATGATAACGTCCAGGTCTTTAGAGGATGTGACTTTATTTACTGTAGTGTGTGTTTGATTTCAGTCGCTGAGGTGGAGGGGAACACATTCTGGCGTCACCCGTTCAGCAGTCTGTGCAGCCCTCGGCAGCTGGAGGAGTTCATCGTGATGGACATCGACATCATCAGAGGTCAGAGGTTAGGAGCCGGCGCCGGGCTCAGATCCAATAAGGTAAAACTTCTACAAACTCTAATAAACAAGCAGCAATGAGTACTAAAGTGAAGTggaagtgttgttgtttttaaatcttGTTGTTCTCTAAATGATTAGTCAGCTATACTGTGTTCAGGATACTCTGTATCATTAGGCATCATGTTCATAACCCTATCAGATGCATTTCATATGGATGCATCTCCTTCGCTAAGAGACACTCCAGTACATGGAGGCCCAGAAGGGCTTGGGATCATCTGAACACAGAATGATGTATTTCAGTGTAACCTGAGCGCCTGGGTTATCTCTGGATTGTCTTACACCGTCGTGCATCAGCCCTGTTCTGCTTCTCATGTACTACACACTTACCCTAACAGGACAAATGAATTTGTTACATTATAACTGAAGTACAGAGTTATGAGATGCATTAtggtcatattttcttgacctcgtaaggactctagctgctgcattttggacgacctgtagcttgtttattgaagaagcaggacaaccacctagaagtgcattacaatagtccagtctagaggtcatgaatgcatgaactagcttttctgcatcagaaacagataacatgtttcgtagcttggcaatgtttcttagatggaagaatgcagtttttataacattggaaatatgattttcaaaagacaagttgctgtctaatataacacccagatttctgactgtagaggaagtaacagtacatccgtctagttttttattgtttgtggtccaataagtaatatctcgttgagatatattgctgagtatcatcagcataacagtggaaactaattccgtattttctaataatattaccaatgtatattgaaaatagcagaggaactaggacagatccttgtggcactccatattttactggcaATAATTGAGATGACTCCCCAAATAAAGTGAGAATGATCTCTTCGTGTTTGTGTTTGCAGCACACGTTGGCTGAGGTTTGGGTTCAGAAGACGTCAGAGATGGACTCCAGGCATCAGTATCACTGCAGAACGTTCCTGGGTCACCTGCTGAACATCGGAGATCTGGTGCTGGGGTCAGTTCACATGCCTCACTTCAGTGATTTAATGCAGAAAACGGGGAATAagttgattgtaacatgcttgtctttttgttgttttatacacCTTAGTTTTGATTTTGCCAATGCCAATATCAATGATGAGTTCCTCAATAAGATGAACCCTCACCATGTTCCTGATGTGGTAAGACTCATGATTACAACTCATCTGCATGTAAATGATGTGcaggacatttaaaaaatacagtggccccaaaaagtGTTTAGACACTCAAACAATTCTCCATGCTGTTGGATAAGATTACAAATATAATATGCAAAGGAACACTGCATAATCTTTaaacttactttaaaaaaaaatgtataaacttaCTTTCAGAGGTAGTTTTgcagtggtattttatttttttattttttattttttttgtccactACAGTAGGTTTTGGGTCAGAAATTATAGCCTTGAAGCAGAAAAGATGCAtttcattgatcaaaagtgacagtaaagacatttaaattgttaccaaaattatttagaaaattcagctttgccatcacgggGAACAAAAACAATGTTACATTAGAAAACaccttattttaaattataattattttagaagagaattgacttctttcaaaaacataaaaaaaaatgtatcaaccccaaacatttgaatgatagtTAGTCAGTCACTCAATCTgtataaactgaaaatataaaaaaataaataaaaaaacatacttgaTATATGAAGATAACATTTACATTGTCAGAATTTGGCAGAACTACGCTTTTATTGAAAGCGACTTGTATTGCATTCAACATACaataatttcttgtttttttctggAAATCGGTCCCATGACTGTGACATTGCTAGCTACAGGAATATGTTGAACTTGAatgatgatattaataataataccagGTGCTGATTAAGAAGAGTTATGACCGCATGAAGCGGGTGAAGAACCGCGTGTGGAAGCTGAAGGagctggagcgagagagagaagctACAGACACCGATGATGAGAGGTGAACACAGATCTCACATTCACCCATCTAACTTCTTTCACTATAatgcaaaacaaattaataaatcatagCTGTATTTGTTGAATGCTAAtctgaaagggggaaaaaaatgcaaaaagctctTCACTACAACAGATAAAAAGTGCAGTGAGGTGAATTTAATCGGAATTGAGAAAAATGACAATTACAAGACCATGAGAACTTTGGAGAGCATTGGAGTCAGTTCATAGCGTTAATAAGTCTGCATGTTCTCCATGTGTCTGTGAATGAATGGTGTGGCTTCATCTGATACACAAGCAACTTCATCTTCAGAGCTGCTCGGAGAGCATTAAATCCTAAAACGCAGAATCCcaaaaatgttgatctttttatGCTTAATATTTCTCCTATATCTGGAGTATATATATGACCACACATTGTCATCTCGGGTTAAAAAAAGAGCGTGCATGTAAATGTTCATGTTagctaatgcattaacaaatgaTAACGTACTGTGAATTGTTGcgtactgtatataaaaagcaaaacacTGACTGCGCTTGTCTGAATAACTTTAGTAGCTTTAATAAGACTGGAAGCTCTCTTTATGTTGCTTTGCTTTTCATTTTATAACTGCATCTGGTCTTTatgaatatttacttaaaatgccATGTATCCTTAAATTATAATGAGCTTTAATATTTTCACTTGTTTAGTAGAATAAAAGGGTGTCGAAAGCAATTAGTTTTTCCTgtgatattaaaaacaataatcaaGAATCATAAAAATTCACTGTAGTATTTATGTACTTTAGCATaaaactagagttgttccgattccgatactagtatcggaaatatctccgataccacaacaaattctggcatcggcatcggcgagtacatgaacccatataccgatccgataccattttcttaaaaaagacctagttatgaccgcaagctttgcctaaccgctgcacggttcttcttcgctgctcaaaatgcattgaaaacacaggaagttgtgctgtgttgccacaagcaacccctgtttagagcagcgaagaagaaatgaaaacgcgttagcagcccttatctaaatatgactggatcactcatcacattctaaactgccaaaagacagtgaagccgctactatattatagatcagtggttagcagtatgtctctgtagtaccggtagttacagactctcgagtatattcagtaccggcagctgcgttcagtcgcttccgtgtaagtcaaaacgcagggctccagacagtagccgaatatatactagtgtctgtgaatattaaactgcaaaatactatttaaatattactcccgcaaaatctacatctctgtgggtgactggcacagatgcgcgagagctcgctgttttgtagtctctgctgtgtgtcatgaggacacgaacgcataaaccctcacttcatgagaatttaccgtttcatttgagaatactgtcatatcataaacacagacactcaaagatcttcatggcagcccattaaaataaatgtttggtttacatgagtaaattgacaatatataaagctactgttgtagcctacagtaataataatacatctctataataataataattatgcctagatggttgcttgttttttacttgttttttacttgttagagattatctgattaatagatctttttttatattcctagacttatttgttgcagtttttttatacagttatattgtaaaacttaaataccttttttagtttgcggtgttagatttttggctgcgtttgaagttcttttttgcataagaaaataaataatactgtcaaattcatgttagataataaaaatactgtaataaatacagtagttcaccatgtatttgttcatgttttattgagggatctgtctgaagcacaccataaaaaaattctagcaatttacacagggctagtagtatatacagctgtatatacagatatacacccaggtatcggatcagtactcggtatcggccgataccctgagcccaggtatcggaatcggtatcgggaagagaaaaagggtatcggaacatctctacatAAAACAACTTTAACTTGAATTGAAACGTCAGTCATCGTTATCCTATCAGATTTAGGTTTTGTTGCctgtttgatgatgatgatgatgatgatgatattttcTTTTATAGACAATACAATGAATTCCTGGAGGACCTGGAGGAAGATGAGCTGCTGAGGAAGAACGTCAACATCTTCAGAGGTGAAGAACACACCAGAACTGATCACGCATCTCTTGAATTAATATTCTCCGTGAACTCATCCCAGAATCATTTTTCCCTGTACAGATGCTTCAAAGGTCCCTGTGGAGAGCGAGACGGATGACGAGGGCGCTCCCAGGATCTCTCTGGAGGAGATGATGGAGGATCTGAGTCTGAGTGACGCCACCGGTGGAGCAGGAGCCGATATGATGACTGATTAATGAACAGCACTGTAGGAGAAAACACACGCGCCATTCATTCTCATGCTTCCTGGTATGCTGGTGCAGTGATGCAGTGCTATAATAAACAAGATATTTAAACCCTGCCCCTATATTACAAATAAAGAGAGATTGGTTGACTCAGAAGGGAAAATGCTGTCATTTACACATCCTCAGATCTTATAAACACTGAATTATGTACATTTAGGATATATTTTAGTGCAGACTTCTTAAAGATCAACTTTTGTTTTGACGTCCTTTTGATTCACCATTGACTAGTATTTCATCACCAATGGCTGCTGCACCTTTAATAGTCTTAGGTTTTTCTCTGCCTGATTGTTGAACTAAATTTGGATCACGACTAGTTTCTAAGTTATTTAATTCCTTCGACAGCGTTATTGAACGTAGTCTCTATGTGAGTTTCATTACCCATTTAGGGAATGTCGGAAACGTATTTTTCCCCACTGGTCAAATTTAAACTCTAGTAGAGATGTTAATattcaaccaaaataaaaattaaacaaatttgatTGTGTGTTAGTGCATCATaacttgtttgttttaatataactcaTGTATGAAGGCTATGTTTTGGCTATAACAGCTAAAATAGACAGATTATagcttttattgatttttattttattttattgaatattttatatacagtgtgtgtgtgtgtgtgtgtatatatatatatatatatatatatatatatatatatatatatatatatatatatatatatatatatatatatatatatatatacacacacacacacaattatggaTGAGCACCACTGAAATTTAAGGGTTAAGTaattttttgctttgtttccAAGTTATTTTTAAGATGTTTGGTGTATGATTGAAGTACTTTATCATATCAGCCAAAATTGCTTTGAGAGAAAAAATAGAAACTATAAAGGGCTAACTTGTATTTGTGTACactcaataaatacaaaatactgtgcttttgtaaaataaagcgtTTTCAGCTATTTTGGTTTTCTTGTTAGTATTAATTAAGTGAAACATTTTTTGTGTAAGctcttatttatatttatttatttatatatatatatatatatatatatatatatatatatatatatatacacacacacacacacacatacatacacatatatatatatatatatatatataattttatcctGGTTCTCTCTGTTCATAGAAGCGATGCAGGTGAGTGACGATGTGTGAAAACTAACCACTTTTGAGAACATACTTTacccaaaatataatttactctATAGTTCAACTACTCCCTCATAAATCCCTTAATCAGGTCTGGATTCCAGGATCCCTGCATCCCAGGCTAAAGACTGTTCCCCAAGACGATCCTCTTATCTAATAACTAATATGTTTAGATATGTTTAGCTATATTGATCAAGAATGGGTCTAGAAGTAAAAACTAGTGTGGCAGACTGTCAAAGCTGGCAGCACTACACTGAAAGATTGAAACCCAAATGTAAGAAGCCAGCTGATGACCTGTATTATAAGTTCTGTAAGGTCTGCACTGAAAAGTTAGCAAGCATAGAAATGTATAAGCAGAGACCTCATTCATTAAGGAGTATATAAAGGACTTTCTCTGTGTCAGTTCTCATTCATTTGGCTGGTAACTCACAGCACACCTGTGTGCAGGAGAGGTTACACTAGTGTCATCAGATCTGATAttacacagaaacaaataaaCCTTCTATCCCATTTACCCCATCTGTGCCAAATCTGGGGGCTACCTTTTCCAAAGGGTCTCATTTTAGGTTTTacttcaaaatacaaaatacttttttaacaaATGCAATGTTTGGTAATTCAGGGAACAAGACACAGGTCTGTAATGGTAACTATGTGACTGATATATTTGCCCTGTTCAGCTCTGCTAATGTCTGAGACTCATGTCATATATGGATTTTTATTAACCAGGTTTTCGTTCCCTGCGGGTAACACCACTCCCAATGTGTTCAAATTCCTTCGCTCCAGGACCTTATGAATTGCAGAGGTTTATCTTTGGCAAAAACACCTTACTTTGATGGCTTTTACAGAGTTATTTATTACATTGAGAACATGTAATTGATGACAGTTACACCTTTTCACCGGTCTGCTTCATTATGAAggtttatttaaattgttcagtcATTGTTCATTTTTTAGCAACTGAAGAATGATGAAGCACTTCAAAA
Proteins encoded in this region:
- the nmd3 gene encoding 60S ribosomal export protein NMD3, producing MEYMQAPPSSSQGHILCCMCGIAIPPNPANMCVSCLRNKVDISEGIPKQVTVHFCRQCERYLQPPGTWLQCALESRELLALCLKKLKASMTKVRLIDAGFLWTEPHSKRIKMKLSIQKEVMNGAILQQVFVVEFVIQPQMCDDCHRVEAKDFWKAVVQVRQKTVHKKTFYYLEQLILKHKLHQSTVRIKEIHEGIDFYYASKQHAQKMVDFLQCTVPCRSKASQRLISHDVHTNTYNYKSTFSVEIVPVCKDNVVCLSPRLAQSLGNMGQVCVCIRVTSSIHLIDPNTLQIAEVEGNTFWRHPFSSLCSPRQLEEFIVMDIDIIRGQRLGAGAGLRSNKHTLAEVWVQKTSEMDSRHQYHCRTFLGHLLNIGDLVLGFDFANANINDEFLNKMNPHHVPDVVLIKKSYDRMKRVKNRVWKLKELEREREATDTDDERQYNEFLEDLEEDELLRKNVNIFRDASKVPVESETDDEGAPRISLEEMMEDLSLSDATGGAGADMMTD